The Lysobacter oculi genomic sequence CGGCGACGGGCGAGGTGGTGGATGCCGAAGCGCTCGGTGGCGCCGACGTGCATACCTCCGTGTCCGGCGTGGCCGACCATTTCGCCGAGGACGACCACCACGCGCTGTCGATCGCGCGCGACATCGTGGCGTCGCTCAACCGCCGCAAGCCGGAAAACGCCGCACTGCGGGAAAGCACCGAGCCGCTGTACGCCGCCGACGAGCTCTACGGCATCGTGCCGCAGGACACCCGCAAGCCCTTCGACATCCGTGAGGTGATCGCGCGCATCGTGGACGGCAGCGAGTTCCAGGAATTCAAGGCGCGCTACGGCAAGACGCTGGTGACCGGCTTCGCGCACATCCACGGGATGCCGGTGGGCATCGTCGCCAACAACGGCATCCTGTTCTCGGAGTCGGCGCTCAAGGGCGCGCACTTCATCGAACTGTGCAACCAGCGCGGCATCCCGCTGGTGTTCCTGCAGAACATCACCGGCTTCATGGTGGGCCGCAAGTACGAGAACGCCGGCATCGCCAAGGACGGGGCGAAGATGGTCACGGCGGTGGCGTGTTCGTCCGTGCCGAAGTTCACCGTGGTGATCGGCGGCAGCTTCGGCGCCGGCAACTACGCGATGTGCGGACGCGCCTACGGCGGGCGCTTCCTGTGGATGTGGCCGAACGCGCGGATCAGCGTGATGGGCGGCGAGCAGGCGGCGAGCGTGCTGGCGACGGTGCGCCGCGACGGCATCGAAGCGAAAGGCGGCGAATGGTCGGCGGCGGACGAGGAGACCTTCAAGGCCCCGATCCGCCAGCAGTACGAGGACCAGGGCAATCCGTATTACGCGACCGCGCGGCTGTGGGACGACGGCATCATCGACCCCGCCGATACCCGCCGCGTGCTGGGCCTGGCCTTGGCCGCTTCGTTGAATGCACCGATCGAACCGGCGAAATTCGGCGTCTTCCGCATGTGACCCCGCCGGTTGTGCGCTGTTTCACAGATGAACGGCGCCCAACCCGATGCTCACAAACACGCTGTTTTCACGTGCTAATTTCGTGGACCCGCAGCCCCCGCTGCCCTCTGCGAGAAGACCCATGGTGAGTTGGAGAGATCCCGGCAACAGCGCCAAGAAGGAAGTCGCGGACTTCCCGAACGAGGCGGTGACCACCCCGCCGGTACAGCCCGCCGCCGTCGCGCCAGTGGTGCGCGCCGAACCGACGCCCGCGCCCACGCCGAAGCCCGCCGCCAAGGAATCGGTGATCGCCGCCGACCTCAGCATCGAAGGCAAGATCGAAGGCGCCGGCCACGTCCGCATCGCCGGCAAGTTCAAGGGCGACGTCAACGTCAAGGGCGATCTCACCGTCGAGCAGGGTGCCAAGCTCACCGGCAGCGTCCGCGCCGAGAAGGTCACGCTGTCGGGCGAACTGGACGGCAACATCGAGGCCGCCAAGCGTGTCGACCTGCTGGCGTCGAGCGCGATGAACGGCGACATCAAGGCCGAAGACCTGATCATCGCTTCCGGCGCGCGCCTGCGCGGCCATGTGGAATGCGGCTGGGCCGACGGCAAGGGCGCGGCCAAGGGTGGAGACAGCAGCGCCGCATGAGCAGCCTGCTCGGGCGGGGCCACAAGGCCGACGAGGTGGGTGCGACCCGCACCTGCCCGCATTGCCGCGCCACCATCCTGGCCAGCGCGGCGGTCTGCCCGCAGTGCAAGGGGCACCTGCGTTTCGATGCGGCACCTGACCGCAAGGTGCTGGCCTCGCCGTTGAAGATCGAAGGCACCCTGCCCGGCCCCGCGCCGGGCGAGGCCTGGGAGTATTCGGTGGTGGCTGTGGTCCGCAACGAACGGGGCGAGGAAGTCGCGCGCCACGTGGTCGGCGTCGGCGCGATGAATCCGGGCGATGTCCGGACTTTCAGCCTGAGCGTGGACCTGGTGGCGAGTACGCGGATGCGGGCGCGCTGAGGCTGACGCTCACCCGCAGCCGCCACATCCCCCGCACTCGCCCGAAGCGAGCGCCGATGCCGGCGCGATGAAGCGTCCGAATTTCCGCATCCACAGCGGCCGCCCTTCGCGCAGCAGCGGGAGGGCGAGCGCGATGCGCGTGCGTCGCCACGAGCCGGGAAAGCGCGTGCGCCACACGAACGCCGCCGCCAGCAGCACCGCCACGCCGATCACCGCGTACTGCAGAGCGAGCGGCATCGCCATCACCCCGCGCCCATCGCCTTCGCCACCTGGTAGGTGACGAACGAGGCCGCATAGGCCAGCGCGAACAGGTAGACGGTGGCGAACGCGGTCTGCTTCCAGCTGCCGGTCTCGCGCTTGATGGTCGCCAGCGTGGACAGGCATTGCGGCGCGTAGATGAACCAGACCAGCAGCGAGAGCGCGGTGGCCAGCGACCAGCCGTCGGCGATCAGCGGCGACAGCGCCTGCGCGGAAGCTTCGTCGCTGGCGGCGGCGACCGCATACACGGTGGCCAGCGATGACACCACCACTTCGCGGGCGGCCATGCCGGGGATCAGCGCGATGCAGATCTGCCAGTTGAAACCGAGCGGCGCGAAGAACGCGGTCATCGCGTGGCCGATGCGGCCGGCGAAGCTGTAGTCGATGGCCGGCATGGTGGCGTCGGCCGGTGCGCCCGGGAACGTGAGCAGGAACCACAGCAGCACGGTCATCGCCAAAATGATGCCGCCGACGCGCTTGAGGAAGATCATCGCGCGCTCCCACAGGCCGATCAGCAGGTCGCGCCAATGGGGCAGGCGGTAGGACGGCAGTTCCAGCAGCAAGGGGTGTTCGCCCTTGTCGCGGCGCCAGCGCTTCATCACCCAGCTCACCAGCAGCGCACTGGCGATGCCGGCCATGTACAGCCCGAACAGCACCAGCCCCTGCAGTTCCAGCCCGCCAAGGATTTTCTGTTGCGGGATGAAGGCGCCGATCAGCAACGCGTACACCGGCAGCCGCGCCGAGCAGGTCATCAGCGGCGCGACGAGGATGGTGGCGAGGCGGTCGCGCGGGTCCTGGATGCTGCGGGTCGCCATGATCCCGGGCACCGCGCAGGCAAACGATGACAGCAGCGGGATGAAGCTGCGGCCCGACAGTCCCGCCATCGACATGGTGCGGTCGAGCAGGAAGGCGGCGCGCGGCAGGTAGCCGGATTCCTCCAGCGTGAGGATGAAGAGGAAGAGGATGAGGATCTGCGGCAGGAACACGATCACCCCGCCCAGGCCGGCGATGATGCCGTCCACCATCAGGCTGCGGAGCGGGCCGTCGGCCATCGCGCCACCAACCGCCTCGCCGAGCCACGCGGTGCCGGCCTCGATGCCGTCCATCAGCGGCGTGGCCCAGGCATAGACCGCCTGGAACATCAGGAACATCACCACGGCGAGCGTGACCAGGCCGAACACCGGATGCAGCAGCCAGCGATCCAGCGCGTCGTCGATCTGCGCGGTACGGCGCGGCATCGACACCGTGGCGTCGATCAGGCGGCGCGCCTCGGCGTGCAGGTCGGTGGCCGGCGTGGGCTCCGGCGCGTGCGCCAGCCGGTCACCGGCGAACAACGCATCGACCTGCGCGATCAGTGCCTTCGCGCCATCGCCACGCACGGCGATGGTTTCCACCACCGGCAGGCCGAGTTCGCGCGACAGCGCGGCCACATCGACATCGATCCCGCGCTTGGCCGCCGCGTCCATCTGGTTGAGCGCGACGATCATCGGCCGGCCGAGCGATTTCAGTTCCAGCACGAAGCGCAGATGCAGGCGCAGGTTGGTGGCATCGACCACGCAGACCAGCAGGTCGGGCGCGGGCTCGCCGGGATAGAAGCCGCGGCAGACGTCGCGCGCGATCGCTTCTTCAAGGCTGGCCGGGGTCAGGCTGTAGGCGCCCGGCAGGTCGAGCAGCGCGTAGCCGCGACCGGACGCGCCGAGCATCCGGCCTTCCTTGCGCTCCACGGTCACGCCGGCGTAGTTCGCCACTTTCTGGCGGCTGCCGGTCAGCAGGTTGAACAGCGCGGTCTTGCCGCTGTTGGGGTTGCCGATCAGCGCGACGCGCGGCAATGCGGTATCGGTCATGCGGCGGCGTCCAGGGCTTCGCGCTGCACTTCGATGCGGGCGGCTTCGCTGCGGCGGAGCGCGAAGCGCGTGTAGCCCACCTGCACCATCAGCGGCTCGCGGCCAAGCGGGCCGGCGGCGCGCACTTCGACCGGCTCGCCCGGCACGAAACCGAGTTCACCAAGACGGCGCGCGATGGCATCGGCATCGCCATTGGCATGCACGGCAACGACAACGGCGGGTGCATGCAGGGGAAGATCGGCAAGGCGCACGCCCGGCTCCAGATAGGAATCGTTCTCATTTTATACCGAACGGCGCCCGTGCCGCCTTTATCATGGCGTTTTCCCCGGAACACGTTCATGGACGCGATGCTGGAAGTTCTGCGCGAAGGGGCCGTGGCCCGGCTGCGGATGCGGCGGCCCGAGGTCCACAACGCCTTCGACGACAGCCTGATCGCGGCGATGACCGAGGCCCTGCAGGGATTGGGGGAGGACGCTTCGGTGCGCGCGGTGGTGCTGGAAGGCGAAGGCGCTTCGTTCTCCGCCGGCGCCGACCTCAACTGGATGCGCGGCATGGCGAAGATGAGCGAAGCGGAGAACCGCGACGACTCGCTCGCCCTCGCCCGCCTGATGCGCACGCTCGACGAACTGCCGAAGCCGACCATCGCGCGGGTGCAGGGCGCGGCGTTCGGCGGCGGCGTCGGGCTGGTCGCCTGCTGCGACATCGCCATCGGCGCGGCCGAGGCGAAATTCG encodes the following:
- a CDS encoding carboxyl transferase domain-containing protein, which gives rise to MPALVSQLDPRSADFTANADYHRALTEELHARLRRAAEGGGDSARQKHVARGKLLARDRIDALLDPGSPFLELNALAAEGMYDDAAPAAGVVTGIGRVMGQECVIVANDATVKGGTYFPMTVKKHLRAQEVARENQLPCIYLVDSGGAFLPLQDEVFPDKEHFGRIFYNQARMSAENIPQIAVVMGSCTAGGAYVPAMCDESIIVKEQGTIFLGGPPLVKAATGEVVDAEALGGADVHTSVSGVADHFAEDDHHALSIARDIVASLNRRKPENAALRESTEPLYAADELYGIVPQDTRKPFDIREVIARIVDGSEFQEFKARYGKTLVTGFAHIHGMPVGIVANNGILFSESALKGAHFIELCNQRGIPLVFLQNITGFMVGRKYENAGIAKDGAKMVTAVACSSVPKFTVVIGGSFGAGNYAMCGRAYGGRFLWMWPNARISVMGGEQAASVLATVRRDGIEAKGGEWSAADEETFKAPIRQQYEDQGNPYYATARLWDDGIIDPADTRRVLGLALAASLNAPIEPAKFGVFRM
- a CDS encoding bactofilin family protein, whose protein sequence is MVSWRDPGNSAKKEVADFPNEAVTTPPVQPAAVAPVVRAEPTPAPTPKPAAKESVIAADLSIEGKIEGAGHVRIAGKFKGDVNVKGDLTVEQGAKLTGSVRAEKVTLSGELDGNIEAAKRVDLLASSAMNGDIKAEDLIIASGARLRGHVECGWADGKGAAKGGDSSAA
- a CDS encoding DUF6587 family protein; this translates as MPLALQYAVIGVAVLLAAAFVWRTRFPGSWRRTRIALALPLLREGRPLWMRKFGRFIAPASALASGECGGCGGCG
- the feoB gene encoding ferrous iron transport protein B, producing the protein MTDTALPRVALIGNPNSGKTALFNLLTGSRQKVANYAGVTVERKEGRMLGASGRGYALLDLPGAYSLTPASLEEAIARDVCRGFYPGEPAPDLLVCVVDATNLRLHLRFVLELKSLGRPMIVALNQMDAAAKRGIDVDVAALSRELGLPVVETIAVRGDGAKALIAQVDALFAGDRLAHAPEPTPATDLHAEARRLIDATVSMPRRTAQIDDALDRWLLHPVFGLVTLAVVMFLMFQAVYAWATPLMDGIEAGTAWLGEAVGGAMADGPLRSLMVDGIIAGLGGVIVFLPQILILFLFILTLEESGYLPRAAFLLDRTMSMAGLSGRSFIPLLSSFACAVPGIMATRSIQDPRDRLATILVAPLMTCSARLPVYALLIGAFIPQQKILGGLELQGLVLFGLYMAGIASALLVSWVMKRWRRDKGEHPLLLELPSYRLPHWRDLLIGLWERAMIFLKRVGGIILAMTVLLWFLLTFPGAPADATMPAIDYSFAGRIGHAMTAFFAPLGFNWQICIALIPGMAAREVVVSSLATVYAVAAASDEASAQALSPLIADGWSLATALSLLVWFIYAPQCLSTLATIKRETGSWKQTAFATVYLFALAYAASFVTYQVAKAMGAG
- a CDS encoding FeoA family protein, with amino-acid sequence MRLADLPLHAPAVVVAVHANGDADAIARRLGELGFVPGEPVEVRAAGPLGREPLMVQVGYTRFALRRSEAARIEVQREALDAAA
- a CDS encoding enoyl-CoA hydratase/isomerase family protein; amino-acid sequence: MDAMLEVLREGAVARLRMRRPEVHNAFDDSLIAAMTEALQGLGEDASVRAVVLEGEGASFSAGADLNWMRGMAKMSEAENRDDSLALARLMRTLDELPKPTIARVQGAAFGGGVGLVACCDIAIGAAEAKFGLTEAKLGLLPAVISPYVINAIGVRQARRYFATAEIFDAAEALRIGLLHQVVAMDALDAAVDRQLDLLLKAGPLASARAKQLVRDVAAHADGARHDADNAALIARLRVSPEGQEGLTAFLDKRKPNWMSA